In Vitis riparia cultivar Riparia Gloire de Montpellier isolate 1030 chromosome 19, EGFV_Vit.rip_1.0, whole genome shotgun sequence, the following proteins share a genomic window:
- the LOC117908755 gene encoding VQ motif-containing protein 4-like, translated as MENTVKTQDREKTSPITSPNSNGSNCSSSSNSTGLQIQTPPLTPKPISRSDSNPYPTTFVQADANSFKQVVQRLTGSSKPTQDPPAKACNIPPIRTGQKKQGFKLYERRSQLKNGLMINPLVHGYVQNNSGFSPRKPEILSPSLLDFPKLVLSPVTPLTEDPFNKSSEEKAIAEKGFYLHPSPMSTPRDSEPQLLPLFPVTSPRVSGSSS; from the coding sequence ATGGAGAATACTGTAAAAACTCAAGACAGAGAAAAAACATCTCCCATAACCTCTCCAAACAGCAATGGAAGCAACTGCAGCAGCAGCAGTAACAGCACCGGCCTCCAAATTCAAACCCCACCACTGACCCCGAAGCCCATCTCTAGATCAGATTCCAATCCTTACCCAACAACCTTTGTCCAAGCTGATGCCAACTCCTTCAAACAGGTGGTTCAGAGGCTCACTGGATCCTCCAAACCAACCCAAGATCCACCCGCTAAGGCCTGCAACATACCACCCATCAGAACTGGACAGAAGAAGCAAGGATTCAAGCTGTATGAGAGGAGGAGCCAGCTCAAGAACGGCCTCATGATCAACCCTCTGGTGCATGGCTACGTGCAAAATAATTCAGGGTTTTCGCCTAGAAAACCTGAGATCTTGTCCCCCAGTTTGCTGGATTTTCCGAAGCTTGTGCTCAGCCCAGTTACACCATTGACGGAAGACCCCTTTAACAAGTCCTCAGAAGAGAAAGCCATAGCTGAGAAGGGCTTCTACCTCCACCCTTCACCCATGTCCACCCCTAGGGACTCTGAGCCTCAGCTTCTGCCGCTGTTTCCGGTGACCTCCCCTCGAGTTTCCGGGTCGTCTTCTTGA